The following are encoded in a window of Eschrichtius robustus isolate mEscRob2 chromosome 1, mEscRob2.pri, whole genome shotgun sequence genomic DNA:
- the IPO4 gene encoding importin-4, whose amino-acid sequence MEPAGLEQILRELLLPDTERIRRATEQLQIALRDPASLPALCELLASAGDPQIRQFAAVLTRRRLSTGWRRLAAEQQESIKSLILTVLQRETEHSVSLSLAQLSATIFRKEGLEAWPQLMQLLQHSIHSLHVPEREMGLLLLSVVVTSRPEAFRPHHRELLRLLNETLGDVGSPGLLFYSLRTLTTMAPYLGTDDVPLVRMLVPKLIVAVQILIPVDEAKACEALEALDELLESELPIITSHLSEVLTFCLEVARNVALGDAIRVRILCCLTFLVKVKSKALLKNRLLPPLLHTLFPIMAAEPPLGQLDPEDQDSEEEELDVELVGETPKHFAVQVVDMLALHLPPEKLCPLLMPMLEEALRSQSPYQRKAGLLVLAVLSDGAGDHIRQRLLSPLLQIVCRSLEDPSQVVRNAALFALGQFSENLQPHIRSYSGEVMPLLLAYLKSVPPGCTRHLAKACYALENFVENLGPEVQHYLTELMECMLQPLRNPSSSRAKELAVSALGAIATAAQASMLPYVPTIVEHLREFLLTGHEDLQPVRIQSLETLGVLARAVGEPMRPLAEECCQLGLGLCDQVDDPDLRRCTYSLFAALSGLMGESLAPHLPRITTLMLLSLRSTEGIVPQYNGSSTFLLFDDERGGEEEEELAEEDEEEEDDSEISGYSVENAFFDEKEDACAALGEISVNASVAFLPYMETVFEEVFTLLECPHLNVRKAAHEALGQFCCALHKACQSSPSEPNTAALQAALARVVPSYVRAVNGERERQVVMAVLSALTAVLRGSGSVALQPPGRLAELCHALKAVLQRKTACQDTDQEEDEDQAEYDAMLLEHAGEAIPALATAAGGDAFAPFFAGFLPLLLCKTKQGCTVAEKSFAVGTLAESIQGLGAASAQFVSRLLPVLLSTAREADPEVRSNAVFGLGVLAEHGGRPAQEHFPKLLGLLLPLLARERHDRVHDNICGALARLLMASPTRKPEPQVLAALLHALPLKEDLEEWVTLGHLFSFLYQSSPDQVVDVAPELLRVCSLILAENKVPPDTKASLLLLLTFLARQHADSFHSALGSLPGNKAQELQAILGLT is encoded by the exons ATGGAGCCCGccggcctggaacagatcctccgGGAGCTGCTGCTGCCGGACACCGAGCGCATCCGCCGG GCCACCGAGCAGCTCCAGATCGCTCTTAGGGACCCCGCCTCCCTGCCCGCGCTCTGCGAACTGCTGGCCTCGGCGGGCGACCCTCAG ATCCGCCAGTTCGCGGCCGTACTGACCCGCAGACGACTGAGCACCGGCTGGCGACGGCTGGCAGCCGAGCAACAGGAGAG CATCAAGTCTCTGATCCTGACGGTCctccagagagagacaga GCATTCTGTGAGTCTTAGCTTGGCCCAGCTCTCAGCTACCATTTTTCGAAAAGAAGGCCTGGAGGCCTGGCCTCAGCTCATGCAGCTTCTTCAGCACAGTATCCACAGCCTCCACGTCCCTGAGAGAGAG ATGGGGCTTTTGCTGCTAAGTGTGGTGGTGACCTCCCGGCCTGAGGCCTTCCGACCCCACCACCGGGAGCTTCTTCGGcttctgaatgagacccttggtGACGTGGGCTCTCCTGGGCTCCTCTTCTATTCCCTGCGCACTCTGACCACCATGGCCCCTTACCTTGGCACTGATGATGTG CCTCTCGTGCGGATGTTGGTGCCCAAGCTCATCGTCGCCGTGCAGATTCTGATCCCTGTAGACGAG GCAAAGGCCTGTGAGGCCTTGGAGGCCCTGGATGAATTGCTGGAGTCAGAGTTGCCCATCATCACCTCCCACCTTTCAGAGGTCCTCACATTCTGCCTGGAG GTGGCTAGAAACGTGGCCCTGGGTGATGCAATACGTGTGCGTATTCTCTGCTGCCTCACTTTCTTGGTCAAAGTCAAGAGCAAG GCCTTACTGAAGAATCGCCTCCTGCCACCCTTGCTGCACACCCTTTTCCCCATCATGGCTGCCGAGCCCCCCCTGGGTCAGCTGGATCCTGAGGACCAGGATTCAGAGGAGGAAGAGCTGGATGTTGAGCTGGTGGGGGAGACGCCCAAGCACTTTGCCGTTCAG GTCGTGGACATGCTGGCACTCCATTTGCCCCCTGAGAAGCTCTGTCCCCTGCTG ATGCCCATGCTGGAAGAGGCTTTGCGGAGCCAGAGCCCATACCAGCGCAAGGCTGGCCTCCTGGTGCTGGCGGTGCTCTCGGATGGAGCCGGGGACCACATCAGGCAGAG ACTGCTGTCCCCACTGCTACAGATCGTGTGCAGGAGCCTGGAGGATCCGTCACAGGTTGTGCGCAATGCTGCGCTCTTTGCCCTGGGCCAGTTCTCAGAGAACCTACAG CCCCACATTCGCAGCTATTCCGGGGAGGTGATGCCACTGCTCCTCGCCTACCTAAAGTCCGTGCCTCCTGGGTGCACACGTCACCTAGCCAAGGCCTGCTATGCTCTGGAGAACTTCGTGGAGAACCTAG GGCCTGAAGTGCAGCACTACCTTACGGAGCTCATGGAGTGTATGTTGCAGCCTCTGAGGAACCCCAGCAGCTCCCGGGCCAAGGAGCTGGCTGTGAGCGCCCTGGGGGCCATTG CCACGGCTGCCCAGGCCTCCATGCTGCCCTACGTCCCCACCATCGTGGAGCACCTGCGGGAATTCCTGTTGACAGGCCATGAGGACCTTCAGCCTGTGCGGATCCAGAGCCTGG AGACACTTGGGGTGCTGGCGCGAGCAGTAGGGGAGCCCATGAGGCCCCTGGCTGAGGAGTGCTGCCAGCTGGGGCTGGGCCTGTGTGACCAGGTAGATGACCCTGACTTGCGGCGCTGCAC GTACAGCCTGTTTGCAGCCTTATCGGGGCTGATGGGTGAGAGCCTCGCTCCCCACCTGCCACGAATCACCACACTCATGCTGTTGTCACTGCGTTCCACCGAGGGCATTGTG CCTCAGTACAATGGAAGCAGCACCTTCCTTCTGTTTGACGACGAGCGcggtggggaggaagaggaggagctcgcggaggaggacgaggaagaggaggatgactcAGAGATCTCAGG GTACAGCGTGGAAAACGCCTTCTTCGATGAGAAGGAAGACGCCTGTGCTGCGCTGGGGGAGATCTCTGTGAATGCCAG TGTGGCCTTCCTTCCGTACATGGAGACTGTCTTTGAAGAAGTGTTCACACTGCTGGAG TGCCCTCACCTGAACGTGCGGAAGGCAGCCCATGAGGCCCTGGGTCAGTTTTGCTGTGCGCTGCACAAAGCCTGTCAAAGCAGCCCCTCGGAACCcaacactgctg CTCTGCAGGCCGCGCTGGCCCGGGTGGTGCCATCCTACGTGCGGGCAGTGAACGGGGAGCGGGAGCGCCAGGTGGTGATGGCCGTGCTGTCAGCCCTGACGGCAGTGTTGCGCGGCTCTGGGAGCGTGGCGTTGCAGCCCCCCGGGCGGCTTGCTGAGCTCTGCCACGCACTCAAGGCTGTGCTGCAGAGGAAG ACAGCTTGTCAGGACACCGACCAGGAGGAGGATGAGGACCAG GCTGAATACGACGCCATGTTGCTGGAGCATGCTGGTGAGGCCATCCCTGCCCTGGCCACTGCGGCCGGGGGAGATGCCTTTGCCCCCTTCTTTGCCGGCTTCCTGCCATTATTGCTCTGCAAGACG AAACAGGGCTGCACGGTGGCAGAGAAGTCCTTTGCGGTGGGGACGCTGGCGGAGTCCATTCAGGGCCTGGGTGCCGCCTCGGCCCAGTTTGTGTCCAGGCTGCTCCCCGTGCTGTTGAGCACTGCCCGGGAGGCGGACCCCGAGGTGCGGAGCAATGCCGTCTTTGGGCTGGGCGTGCTGGCAGAGCACGGGGGTCGCCCTGCCCAGGA ACACTTCCCCAAGCTGCTGGGGCTCCTGCTGCCCCTCCTGGCGAGGGAGCGCCACGATCGTGTCCATGACAACATCTGTGGGGCACTTGCCCGCCTGCTGATGGCCAGCCCCACGAGGAAACCAGAGCCCCAG GTGCTGGCTGCCCTGCTGCACGCCCTGCCACTGAAGGAGGATTTGGAGGAGTGGGTCACCTTAGGGCACCTCTTCAGCTTCCTGTACCAGAGCAGCCCTGACCAG GTTGTAGATGTGGCTCCAGAGCTCCTGCGCGTTTGCAGCCTCATCCTGGCCGAGAACAAGGTCCCACCAG ACACCAAGGCGTCGCTGCTGCTGCTCCTCACGTTCTTGGCCAGACAGCACGCTGACAGCTTCCATTCAGCACTGGGCTCCCTGCCTGGCAACAAGGCCCAGGAGCTCCAGGCCATCCTGGGCCTCACCTAG